A section of the Pelagibaculum spongiae genome encodes:
- a CDS encoding radical SAM/SPASM domain-containing protein has product MQYSHDRFQLDQIYLLLTRKCNLSCSHCIRSSNPYFTELIDKDLAFRIIDELSEIRKDASMLISGGEPTLHPDFYDIVKKSAGKFKNVVINTNGLRFNQLKDIANFQNVSIQISIDGDEDTHNNIRGKGTYKRTLANIDKLFELGIRVIVATTVTKHNFHSVLALDHALSKISFSYWNIKRVVGSGRADDTDDLTTPEWNEFVYKIKDETINLDRLRIATMFSENAIYAAANADEKNINLFAQNCGTGRSKLYINPNGTVYPCACMEEVITGDFKSSSAASVLDTLGSLAIEPQQGAACHNCPAWKLCHGGCPGAAMRTKFSSLGDPRCSAVPKGIINYEL; this is encoded by the coding sequence ATGCAGTATAGTCATGACAGATTTCAGCTCGATCAAATTTATTTATTGCTAACTAGGAAATGTAACCTTTCTTGCAGTCACTGCATTCGCTCTTCCAACCCTTACTTTACCGAGCTAATAGACAAAGACCTCGCCTTTCGTATCATTGACGAGCTTTCCGAAATTAGAAAAGACGCGAGTATGTTAATAAGTGGTGGAGAGCCCACTTTACACCCTGATTTCTATGATATTGTTAAAAAAAGTGCTGGAAAATTTAAAAATGTTGTAATAAATACAAATGGGCTGAGGTTTAATCAGTTAAAAGATATTGCTAATTTCCAGAATGTATCGATTCAAATTTCAATAGATGGTGACGAAGATACCCATAATAATATTAGGGGTAAAGGTACCTATAAGAGAACATTAGCCAACATTGATAAATTATTTGAACTAGGTATCAGAGTAATAGTGGCGACAACAGTCACAAAACATAATTTTCATTCTGTTCTAGCTCTTGATCACGCTTTGTCGAAAATTAGTTTTTCGTATTGGAATATTAAACGTGTCGTAGGATCAGGCAGAGCAGATGATACTGATGATCTTACTACTCCAGAATGGAACGAATTTGTTTATAAAATCAAAGATGAAACTATAAATTTAGATCGCTTAAGAATAGCAACAATGTTCTCCGAAAATGCTATATATGCTGCGGCCAATGCAGATGAAAAAAATATAAATTTGTTTGCACAAAACTGCGGAACAGGCAGGTCAAAACTATACATCAATCCTAACGGAACCGTTTATCCCTGTGCATGTATGGAAGAAGTGATTACTGGGGATTTCAAATCTAGTTCTGCCGCCAGTGTATTAGACACTCTTGGTAGTTTAGCAATCGAACCGCAACAAGGGGCTGCATGTCATAATTGCCCCGCTTGGAAGCTATGTCATGGAGGGTGCCCTGGTGCTGCAATGCGAACAAAATTTTCGTCATTAGGTGATCCGAGATGTTCAGCTGTGCCTAAAGGTATAATAAATTATGAACTTTGA
- a CDS encoding JmjC domain-containing protein, whose protein sequence is MNFDDFLTKESVHSFFQDYWGKNFLHYGRSATALNIENPQNLLERILEQPRLRYPQVRVLCEGGALSPLLYTKSSQYGLDEEIDANKVLYFSRKPNTVKVENLASLLPEFRSWEAKLTKLFSSRITLNGYFSFGPSGGIPIHFDPHHIFAVQLYGQKKWSLGANQSQTFPHKAITFSEEAENLSMLELTLNAGDMLYLPPGRTHSVQTENISIHVAIGIHTPRCFQTIADLVDGIVESHPELRADQPFSVDDNGLMFRNLNKSEVQTICDLLISSVKNENLL, encoded by the coding sequence ATGAACTTTGATGATTTTTTAACCAAAGAAAGTGTGCATAGTTTTTTTCAAGACTACTGGGGAAAGAATTTCCTTCATTATGGACGGTCAGCGACAGCTTTAAATATTGAAAACCCTCAAAATCTTCTGGAGCGAATATTAGAGCAACCAAGGTTGCGCTATCCACAAGTTCGAGTTTTATGTGAAGGAGGTGCATTAAGCCCTCTTTTATACACAAAATCTAGCCAGTATGGCTTAGATGAAGAAATTGATGCTAATAAAGTTCTCTATTTTTCTCGTAAGCCCAACACTGTTAAAGTTGAAAATCTCGCATCTCTTCTGCCAGAATTTCGATCATGGGAGGCAAAGCTTACAAAGCTTTTTTCGTCGAGAATAACTTTGAATGGCTATTTCTCTTTTGGCCCCAGTGGTGGAATTCCAATACACTTTGACCCTCATCATATTTTTGCAGTGCAGCTTTATGGCCAGAAAAAATGGAGTCTAGGCGCCAACCAGTCGCAAACATTTCCACATAAAGCGATTACTTTTTCAGAAGAAGCTGAAAATCTATCCATGCTTGAATTAACCCTTAATGCAGGCGACATGCTGTACCTACCTCCTGGTAGGACTCATTCCGTTCAAACTGAAAATATCTCAATTCATGTTGCAATAGGTATTCATACTCCAAGATGCTTCCAGACTATCGCCGATCTTGTCGATGGTATTGTTGAAAGTCACCCTGAACTACGCGCAGACCAGCCTTTTTCTGTAGATGACAATGGGTTAATGTTTAGAAACCTAAACAAAAGTGAAGTCCAAACAATTTGTGACTTGCTGATTTCATCGGTTAAGAATGAAAACTTACTTTGA
- a CDS encoding leucine-rich repeat domain-containing protein: MIKVFGGNTCKKIAQQLNVTLQNCLVFSICSDERLSTSLDQYLQNIEKKNIPSSLIIIGDFPSLRPAPSESPASYEAIRMIQKSAELKGTIRVCWLDGELVRSSNSLPVMHWNNFNFEQVPCGENRAATLTNASESLNHDNKKAYEHLCNLLKFNIYIGVEEEKIISIDLTDNQAYQRGLGIGLSIGQQKNVWAALLELKSLKKIRASFNDLSFIPNLTILHQLEELDIRGNPDIDLTELSSALSLKKLNISACNLDSIPNEVETLENLTTLLAYKNTIEDISNIKFSRYLKRLSLYRNQIENADINLGHCHSLKEINLGANPILHMNLKISPKINKLKLRARHIGNSILDSFHGDTVIVTSKE; this comes from the coding sequence ATGATTAAAGTTTTTGGAGGGAATACATGCAAAAAAATAGCCCAACAACTGAATGTGACGCTGCAAAATTGCTTAGTTTTCTCAATCTGTTCCGATGAAAGGCTGTCAACCAGTCTTGATCAGTACCTACAAAATATAGAGAAAAAAAACATACCCTCATCATTAATCATTATTGGTGATTTTCCTTCTCTCCGCCCTGCGCCTTCCGAGAGCCCTGCGTCCTATGAGGCAATTAGAATGATTCAAAAATCTGCAGAGCTTAAGGGGACTATCCGGGTGTGTTGGCTAGATGGTGAATTGGTGAGGTCTAGTAACTCACTTCCAGTAATGCATTGGAATAACTTTAATTTTGAACAGGTTCCGTGTGGAGAAAATAGAGCCGCCACACTGACTAACGCATCAGAATCGCTAAATCATGATAACAAGAAGGCTTATGAGCACCTCTGCAACTTACTAAAGTTCAATATATACATAGGTGTTGAAGAAGAAAAAATAATTTCAATTGATCTTACAGATAACCAAGCTTACCAAAGGGGGCTGGGAATTGGCTTATCAATTGGACAACAGAAAAATGTATGGGCAGCTTTATTAGAGCTTAAATCCTTAAAAAAAATACGAGCGAGTTTTAACGACTTATCGTTTATTCCTAACTTAACGATACTACATCAACTGGAGGAATTAGATATACGAGGTAATCCAGATATTGATTTGACCGAACTATCTTCGGCCTTGTCATTAAAAAAACTTAATATATCGGCATGCAACCTTGATAGTATTCCAAATGAGGTTGAAACATTAGAAAATCTAACTACTTTACTTGCATATAAAAATACTATCGAAGACATTTCAAATATTAAATTTTCTAGATATCTTAAAAGGTTATCATTGTATCGAAATCAAATAGAGAACGCTGACATCAATTTGGGGCATTGTCATTCTCTCAAAGAGATAAATCTTGGCGCAAATCCAATATTACACATGAATTTAAAAATTTCTCCAAAGATAAATAAGTTAAAATTAAGAGCTAGACATATAGGAAATTCAATATTGGATTCTTTTCATGGCGATACTGTCATTGTCACTTCGAAAGAATAA
- a CDS encoding DUF1173 family protein has translation MTKYAIGGGIFERSDSLIEAVLSQAHQSRERPRCLCKTPGLPMYIARTSDNHFLLKRMSNSGQSHHPDCESYEIPPELSGRGAVAQTAITESHESGFTNLKLDFALSKLSLNRTIVKGESQEATSVRSDPAKLSIRSLLHCLYEDAGLNKWSPKMEDKRSWYIIRKYLLQAAQSKLVRNHPLAETLLIPEQFSLNYKDDIVARRRQFLSRLKKQGNKQPMGILIGEVKAIEKARFGFKMIVKHMPDTPVYLGEDTYKRIAKIFSKELAFFHENESIHLLAICTFCLSASGSPQVDTISFMTVDQSWLAFESIEELELIERLRHEKRHFIKGLRYNLNEKDIIASLLLTDTKQQPTAVYLVPAGASESYYDELNTIVESSDLYSKVLDVNQKESHDII, from the coding sequence ATGACAAAATACGCAATCGGTGGTGGAATTTTTGAACGCTCTGATTCTTTGATTGAAGCGGTATTATCTCAAGCACATCAATCCCGGGAGCGCCCTCGCTGTCTTTGTAAAACACCAGGCCTTCCAATGTATATCGCACGAACCAGCGATAATCATTTTCTGTTAAAGCGAATGTCCAATAGTGGGCAATCCCATCATCCAGACTGTGAGTCCTACGAAATACCTCCAGAACTCTCAGGACGAGGTGCTGTAGCACAAACAGCCATTACTGAAAGCCACGAGTCAGGATTCACTAACCTGAAGCTGGACTTTGCTTTGTCAAAACTTTCACTCAACCGGACAATCGTTAAAGGCGAGTCGCAAGAGGCCACATCAGTTAGGTCTGATCCTGCAAAGCTTTCCATCAGATCACTGTTACATTGCCTCTACGAAGATGCAGGTCTGAACAAGTGGTCACCCAAAATGGAAGACAAGCGCTCTTGGTATATCATCAGAAAATATCTACTCCAAGCTGCACAAAGCAAACTCGTCAGAAATCATCCACTAGCAGAAACCTTACTAATACCTGAACAGTTTTCTCTGAATTATAAAGATGACATTGTTGCTCGACGCAGGCAGTTTCTTTCTAGACTAAAAAAACAAGGCAATAAGCAGCCCATGGGCATACTTATTGGTGAAGTAAAAGCGATTGAAAAAGCCCGCTTTGGCTTCAAAATGATTGTAAAACATATGCCAGACACCCCTGTCTACTTGGGGGAAGATACCTATAAACGAATTGCCAAGATATTTTCGAAAGAGCTCGCCTTCTTCCATGAAAATGAATCTATTCATTTACTGGCAATTTGCACCTTTTGTTTAAGTGCTTCAGGTAGCCCCCAAGTAGACACCATCTCATTCATGACGGTTGACCAGAGCTGGCTTGCTTTTGAGAGCATCGAAGAGTTAGAACTAATCGAACGTTTACGCCATGAAAAACGGCATTTTATCAAAGGTCTAAGATACAATCTTAATGAAAAGGATATCATTGCTTCTCTGCTGCTGACGGATACCAAACAGCAACCCACAGCAGTATATCTTGTACCAGCAGGAGCGAGTGAGAGCTATTATGATGAGTTAAACACTATTGTTGAAAGTAGTGATTTATATAGCAAGGTTTTAGACGTCAACCAGAAAGAAAGCCACGATATTATTTAG
- a CDS encoding transposase: MNFTALLDNQKCFEMIREFRWPDGVRCPHCHGDRITRQGKDDTQPERQRYRCKDCQKKFDDLTHSVFAGRHQFLKVWIHCLYLMSLNLSNRQIAQELGLNKDDVYNMTKALREDIQSRGAAVVLSGEVECDEVYVVAGHKGLPEQVKKRPKTQKKQTSRR; encoded by the coding sequence ATGAACTTTACCGCATTATTAGACAATCAAAAATGCTTTGAAATGATTAGAGAATTTCGCTGGCCAGATGGTGTTCGCTGTCCGCATTGTCATGGCGATAGGATTACTCGTCAAGGCAAAGATGACACACAGCCCGAGCGTCAGCGTTATCGATGCAAAGATTGCCAGAAAAAATTTGATGACCTAACACATTCTGTTTTTGCTGGTCGTCACCAGTTTTTAAAAGTCTGGATTCACTGCCTGTATTTAATGTCTCTCAATTTATCAAATCGACAGATAGCACAAGAGCTTGGTCTGAATAAAGACGATGTTTACAACATGACCAAAGCATTGCGTGAAGACATTCAATCCCGAGGTGCAGCCGTCGTGCTTTCTGGTGAAGTAGAGTGCGACGAAGTCTATGTAGTCGCAGGCCATAAAGGATTACCTGAACAGGTAAAAAAAAGGCCGAAAACCCAGAAGAAACAGACTTCGCGGCGCTAG
- a CDS encoding PD-(D/E)XK nuclease family protein, whose protein sequence is MDIQKASELINKFVSDERFPLVSLYNQSRHIFDVLGLGENKLSTVIAWLLDPREGHGLGDYFIKEMLRDAIVNGGAPMPLNSLDICSLKFDNLNVQTEYLIHDKKRLDFLLTDIDNKLVVIIEHKYGSSEHNNQLKAYSQWAETLTEQIEEYHLIRILMDGYGPYDKNKIHPDEQNKWACTSHDWLISALKNIVDSERVSPAINLIFKDLLIHLSGNYVLDKSLKRTCKQLASMASTHSELVGNFKDITLTLPAGDSDLNLAIASDIDVINLMSELETPLSPAVLNIRHFLQKNFTLLANLEDYAKLEWVKETLDTRHPDIFEFEFSSGKDAAIKIFHTAWQPYRKDKNNYWPFYLSVTDMNTESETELESGYNLTVHMQKEGLMNEAIADKLAAAYNTKLNVNWKWKKMTNRIVDVKPQEQEQLIQQILGDLDRLGSYVQRLSPA, encoded by the coding sequence ATGGATATTCAAAAAGCATCCGAACTAATCAATAAATTTGTATCAGACGAACGTTTTCCTTTAGTTTCTCTTTACAACCAGAGTCGTCATATTTTTGATGTGCTTGGTCTTGGAGAAAACAAACTCTCTACAGTAATTGCTTGGTTGCTTGATCCACGGGAAGGTCACGGGCTGGGTGATTATTTCATCAAAGAAATGCTCAGGGATGCCATAGTGAATGGGGGCGCACCCATGCCATTAAATAGCCTGGATATCTGCTCATTAAAATTCGACAACTTGAACGTACAAACAGAATATTTGATTCACGACAAGAAAAGACTGGACTTCTTGCTTACTGATATCGATAACAAACTAGTTGTCATTATTGAGCACAAATACGGCAGCAGTGAACATAACAATCAATTGAAGGCATATTCCCAGTGGGCTGAGACACTAACGGAGCAAATCGAGGAATACCATCTCATTCGTATTCTAATGGATGGATATGGTCCTTATGATAAAAACAAAATTCATCCAGATGAACAAAATAAATGGGCGTGTACCAGCCACGATTGGTTAATTTCCGCCCTTAAAAATATTGTTGATTCTGAAAGGGTAAGCCCAGCTATCAACCTTATTTTTAAGGACCTACTTATCCATCTCAGTGGAAACTATGTTTTAGATAAAAGCCTCAAGAGAACGTGTAAACAATTAGCGTCTATGGCAAGCACTCATAGTGAGCTCGTGGGCAATTTTAAGGATATCACTCTAACCCTGCCTGCTGGCGACTCTGATTTAAACCTCGCTATAGCTTCCGACATTGATGTCATAAATTTGATGTCCGAGCTGGAAACACCCCTTTCCCCTGCGGTACTGAACATCCGACATTTTCTACAGAAGAATTTCACTTTGCTTGCCAATCTGGAGGACTATGCAAAGCTGGAGTGGGTGAAGGAAACATTGGATACACGACACCCTGATATCTTTGAATTTGAGTTTTCTTCAGGAAAAGATGCTGCTATTAAAATTTTCCATACCGCTTGGCAACCATATAGGAAAGATAAAAACAACTACTGGCCTTTCTATCTGAGCGTAACAGACATGAATACTGAGTCCGAAACCGAGCTTGAGTCTGGCTACAACCTGACTGTTCATATGCAGAAAGAAGGTTTAATGAATGAAGCAATAGCTGACAAACTTGCTGCAGCATATAACACCAAACTCAATGTTAACTGGAAATGGAAGAAGATGACGAACCGTATCGTCGATGTCAAACCTCAAGAACAAGAGCAACTGATACAGCAGATTCTGGGTGACCTAGACCGACTGGGTAGCTACGTTCAAAGACTATCCCCTGCCTAA
- a CDS encoding dynamin family protein: MQRDILSASVALSHFEVIAMLENKVEMKVAAFLRESRDRSGLSQHEVVSRSDLFGTNKPILSQAAISRLEKRPFSVDTLKTAAYLNAIGVSQQEYHSIIDSFSISEIKGNTMDNVITEKKQAAISMALEALEQVKSLIVVSSYPYLKAFDLESVFSSVAASIKGLDRKPVIGCFGKFDSGKSTLINTILGTDTLPTRFQPATSVINLLVHIEDRPKGINSDVMIMKKGFMPNMLHLPDAVENFLVDQGGKDLLTQLGTHNYQDEHTEAYIAIVFHDAEILRHICLLDTPGDTEGALGNDDELAVAGTEIAEGLVFLSQANGFFGQGQLALAFEAFKNSPPLREHDKKGMGILDHFLIVQSHCHSEMLPEQISVIADVATTRTFKQFSEQSFGQWEKKGFTSRLPESDEFRSRIRPFWRENDVYRSAVIGAIKKMAEQLETNQLSLLEQEIEKRLEGLMERLNSVIGQLEYNKKATQERIQEVEEKDARFRDQADSLEKEFKKLIASCAQRLKSDVEHMRMRFDHIKSTDCLTSKIKSLYENKKDAQEDIGDYVGQWISSELQARLTESGESISSKLELLIEQWQKIVPGHDFSKQEGSSEKVGGVDVDASFNAHAAFIGGLSGLGSLGAMALYVSTISSNLGAYILVGKAAGVLTSLGITGSVTTLTSFVAAIGGPITIGLALAAGIGYIVYRLVGGSWEESLAKKVSKAIEKQDIWPEIEAVVNKYWNSTEKSMNKGFKALLKQTDEHREKMKAEARFDFDPVELSECIQALEKGSQTLANKLHAA; the protein is encoded by the coding sequence TTGCAACGCGATATTTTGTCAGCTAGTGTTGCGTTATCCCATTTTGAGGTGATTGCGATGCTCGAAAATAAAGTGGAAATGAAGGTTGCCGCTTTCTTGCGAGAAAGCAGAGATCGTTCAGGACTATCTCAGCATGAAGTGGTGAGTCGTTCAGATTTATTTGGCACAAATAAACCCATATTAAGCCAGGCAGCTATATCGCGGTTAGAGAAGAGGCCTTTTTCTGTAGATACTCTGAAAACTGCTGCTTACTTGAATGCTATTGGAGTAAGTCAGCAAGAATATCACTCTATTATCGACAGCTTTTCGATATCTGAAATCAAAGGAAACACGATGGATAATGTAATAACAGAAAAAAAACAAGCAGCTATTTCCATGGCACTAGAGGCACTAGAGCAAGTGAAGTCTCTAATTGTTGTCTCATCATATCCATACTTAAAAGCATTTGATTTGGAAAGTGTCTTTTCTTCAGTAGCAGCTTCAATTAAAGGATTAGACAGAAAACCTGTTATCGGATGTTTTGGTAAATTTGATTCTGGAAAATCAACGTTGATTAACACCATTCTTGGAACCGATACCCTGCCAACGCGGTTTCAACCTGCTACAAGTGTTATTAACTTATTGGTGCATATCGAAGATCGTCCAAAAGGCATCAATTCTGATGTGATGATTATGAAGAAAGGCTTTATGCCGAATATGCTTCATTTGCCCGATGCCGTGGAAAATTTCTTGGTCGACCAAGGCGGCAAAGATCTGTTAACACAGCTTGGAACTCATAATTATCAAGATGAACACACAGAAGCTTATATAGCTATCGTATTCCACGATGCTGAAATTTTAAGACATATTTGCTTGTTAGATACTCCAGGTGATACTGAAGGAGCGCTTGGGAATGATGATGAGCTAGCCGTTGCAGGTACTGAAATTGCTGAAGGCTTGGTCTTTTTGTCTCAAGCTAACGGCTTCTTTGGCCAAGGGCAATTAGCTTTGGCATTTGAAGCATTTAAAAACTCACCACCCCTGCGCGAGCACGATAAAAAGGGCATGGGGATTCTTGACCATTTTTTGATCGTTCAATCTCATTGTCACTCTGAGATGTTACCTGAACAGATTTCAGTAATCGCCGATGTTGCAACAACCAGAACGTTTAAGCAATTTAGTGAGCAATCTTTTGGCCAGTGGGAAAAGAAAGGGTTCACATCTAGGCTTCCCGAGTCAGATGAATTCAGATCTCGAATAAGACCATTTTGGCGTGAGAATGATGTATACCGATCAGCTGTGATTGGTGCTATAAAAAAAATGGCCGAACAGCTTGAAACTAATCAGCTTTCATTGTTAGAACAGGAAATAGAAAAACGTCTTGAAGGTCTAATGGAGCGACTTAATTCTGTAATTGGTCAACTTGAATACAATAAAAAAGCTACGCAGGAGCGAATCCAGGAGGTTGAAGAAAAGGATGCCCGATTTCGTGACCAAGCTGATAGCTTAGAAAAGGAATTTAAAAAACTCATAGCATCCTGTGCTCAGAGGCTGAAGTCTGATGTGGAGCATATGCGAATGCGGTTTGATCACATCAAGTCAACCGACTGCCTAACAAGCAAAATTAAAAGCCTCTATGAGAACAAAAAGGATGCTCAGGAAGATATTGGTGATTATGTTGGCCAATGGATCTCATCTGAGCTTCAAGCACGTCTCACTGAGAGTGGCGAGTCTATCTCAAGCAAGTTGGAGTTGCTGATAGAACAGTGGCAAAAAATTGTTCCCGGCCATGACTTTTCAAAGCAAGAAGGTAGTTCTGAAAAGGTTGGTGGCGTTGATGTTGATGCCAGCTTTAATGCACATGCAGCATTTATTGGAGGGCTATCGGGTTTGGGGAGCCTAGGAGCTATGGCACTATATGTGTCAACAATTTCCAGTAATTTAGGTGCCTATATCTTGGTTGGAAAAGCTGCAGGTGTACTTACTTCCCTGGGAATCACAGGAAGTGTGACGACCCTCACGTCGTTTGTAGCTGCGATAGGAGGGCCAATTACTATTGGTCTTGCACTTGCTGCAGGTATTGGTTACATCGTTTACAGGCTAGTAGGTGGTTCATGGGAGGAATCATTAGCCAAAAAAGTCAGCAAGGCAATCGAGAAGCAAGATATTTGGCCTGAAATTGAAGCAGTCGTTAATAAATACTGGAACAGCACCGAAAAAAGTATGAACAAAGGCTTCAAGGCATTGTTGAAGCAAACTGACGAACACCGGGAAAAAATGAAAGCAGAAGCTAGGTTTGATTTTGATCCTGTCGAGTTAAGCGAGTGTATTCAAGCACTAGAGAAAGGCTCTCAAACTTTGGCTAACAAGCTGCATGCAGCCTAA
- a CDS encoding HIRAN domain-containing protein: MKTEFYKSLKILAEEQGSQYRAETTLADGLKLQVNFCYSCDDAISMLKEKIDRSYKKQIQVNDLRTERLRHQSMKRDVVVNYQALGTVEKKYQKKTDQSFVRLDTYSAVKKIYCYIAGVKHKNKQFQIDRQNLLKLVYPGYTLQLIREPENIHDRNAIAIVSEFGQLGYIPAKLTGKLANSELVKAVVNTLKLSDNQTITCDISVEYAEKTSNSEKPFYQNHGRSSTGALPHSPYYQPTEPLIDNEHSQDEDTEVDYGYAEELDWEDRF, encoded by the coding sequence ATGAAGACCGAGTTTTACAAAAGCTTGAAAATTCTGGCTGAAGAGCAGGGAAGTCAATACCGTGCTGAGACAACACTAGCTGATGGATTAAAATTGCAAGTAAACTTTTGCTATTCTTGTGACGATGCTATTTCAATGTTGAAAGAAAAAATTGATCGTTCCTACAAAAAACAGATACAGGTTAATGATTTAAGAACGGAAAGACTTCGACATCAGTCTATGAAGCGGGATGTCGTTGTAAATTATCAAGCATTAGGTACTGTTGAAAAAAAATATCAGAAGAAAACTGACCAAAGTTTCGTAAGGTTAGATACTTATAGTGCAGTTAAAAAAATCTATTGCTATATCGCTGGTGTAAAGCATAAAAATAAACAATTTCAGATAGACCGCCAGAATCTTTTAAAGTTGGTTTATCCTGGATACACACTTCAATTAATTCGGGAACCAGAAAATATTCATGATCGCAATGCGATTGCAATAGTCAGTGAATTTGGCCAACTGGGTTATATTCCAGCAAAGCTGACTGGTAAATTGGCAAATAGTGAGCTGGTTAAAGCAGTAGTAAATACTTTAAAACTATCTGACAATCAAACTATTACTTGTGATATTTCTGTAGAATATGCTGAAAAAACCAGCAATTCAGAAAAGCCATTTTATCAAAATCATGGTAGATCGAGCACTGGAGCATTACCGCATTCTCCATACTATCAACCAACAGAGCCGCTTATCGACAATGAACATAGCCAGGATGAGGATACTGAGGTTGATTATGGTTATGCTGAAGAGCTAGATTGGGAGGATAGATTTTAA
- a CDS encoding thioredoxin domain-containing protein, which yields MHQIFTCIQSYLIYGNPSAKITLQEYGDIECPYCRKMHSVIKQVINHSQGVINWEFPIP from the coding sequence TTGCATCAAATATTTACTTGTATTCAAAGCTATCTGATTTACGGAAATCCAAGTGCAAAAATAACCCTGCAGGAATATGGCGATATTGAGTGTCCTTACTGCAGAAAAATGCATAGTGTCATCAAACAAGTAATAAATCATTCTCAAGGCGTAATCAACTGGGAATTCCCTATACCCTAA